In one window of Macrobrachium rosenbergii isolate ZJJX-2024 chromosome 27, ASM4041242v1, whole genome shotgun sequence DNA:
- the RpLP1 gene encoding large ribosomal subunit protein P1, protein MPSNDELACVYAALILMDDEVPITVEKISTILKAANVTVEPYWPGLFAKAASGLDLKAIVCNVGSGVGTGGGGGGVAAPAGGSAAAADAPAAEEKKEESAAEESDDDMGFSLFG, encoded by the exons atgcCATCCAACGACGAGTTAGCTTGTGTATATGCAGCTCTCATCCTTATGGATGATGAAGTCCCAATTACG GTTGAAAAGATTAGTACCATCCTGAAGGCTGCTAATGTTACTGTTGAACCTTACTGGCCAGGTCTTTTTGCCAAGGCTGCCTCTGGTCTTGATCTCAAGGCCATTGTCTGTAATGTTGGATCTGGAGTAGGAactggtggcggtggtggtggtgttgctgcCCCCGCTGGTggttctgctgctgctgctgatg CTCCAGCTgctgaagaaaagaaggaagaatctGCAGCAGAAGAATCTGATGACGACATGGGcttca GTCTGTTCGGTTAA